One genomic segment of Amycolatopsis sp. Hca4 includes these proteins:
- a CDS encoding S8 family serine peptidase has translation MAWRKLFIVLFVGLMSVLATPAWATGERQAEWPLDAQHFRAEQAWTTSRGHGTTIAVLDSGCQADHPDLAGQVLTGTGFVGVAGDTGQSDRSQDSHGTSIAAIIAGSGKNNGGTGVIGLAPDARILPVRVTVDGETQPVSLAEGIIYAVDHGVRIITISASTSVPEPNLRSAVDHAIKRGVLVIAATGNSGRDGNPPSYPAYFPGVVAVTGVDSNNNFWAESQSGPQATLAAPATDIMSANNHGGYLRGDGTSYAAPYVAAAAALVWSKWPDLPAGRVIRQLIDTADRHGDAAHDDHYGFGIVNPLKALTSSLSPASGLPAVTADTNSSQWPWTATAIAVVVVAVAVGWLLRRRTISKKGQS, from the coding sequence GTGGCGTGGAGAAAGTTGTTTATTGTCCTGTTTGTCGGGCTGATGTCCGTCCTTGCGACGCCTGCGTGGGCGACCGGCGAGCGCCAGGCCGAATGGCCGCTGGACGCCCAACACTTCCGCGCCGAACAGGCATGGACGACGAGCCGGGGTCATGGGACGACGATCGCAGTCCTCGACAGCGGCTGCCAGGCCGATCATCCGGACCTGGCCGGGCAGGTTCTGACAGGCACCGGCTTCGTCGGCGTCGCCGGCGACACCGGCCAGTCGGACCGTTCGCAGGACTCGCACGGGACCTCGATCGCTGCGATCATTGCCGGGTCTGGAAAGAACAACGGCGGAACTGGCGTGATCGGCTTGGCCCCGGATGCCAGGATCCTGCCCGTACGAGTCACGGTCGACGGCGAAACACAACCGGTCTCTCTCGCCGAAGGCATCATCTACGCCGTCGACCACGGCGTCCGGATCATCACAATTTCCGCATCAACCTCGGTACCCGAACCGAACCTACGATCCGCCGTCGACCACGCAATAAAACGCGGAGTCCTCGTTATCGCAGCCACCGGAAACAGCGGCCGAGACGGAAACCCTCCGTCCTATCCGGCCTACTTCCCAGGCGTTGTCGCCGTCACCGGAGTCGACTCCAACAACAACTTCTGGGCGGAAAGCCAATCAGGTCCACAAGCGACGCTGGCAGCACCGGCCACGGACATCATGTCCGCGAACAACCACGGCGGATACCTCCGGGGCGACGGTACCAGCTACGCCGCGCCCTACGTCGCGGCAGCCGCTGCTCTGGTCTGGTCAAAATGGCCCGACCTTCCCGCAGGTCGCGTGATCCGGCAACTGATTGACACAGCCGATCGACACGGCGACGCCGCCCACGACGACCACTACGGATTCGGCATCGTGAACCCACTGAAGGCCTTGACCTCGTCGCTTAGTCCAGCCTCCGGGCTTCCCGCCGTCACAGCCGACACGAACTCGTCCCAGTGGCCCTGGACTGCGACCGCCATCGCCGTCGTCGTGGTGGCGGTAGCCGTCGGCTGGTTGCTGCGCCGGAGAACCATCAGCAAGAAGGGACAATCGTGA